The following are encoded together in the Acidobacteriota bacterium genome:
- a CDS encoding beta-ketoacyl-[acyl-carrier-protein] synthase family protein, translated as MSLRRVVVTGMGAVSPNGIGRQAYWEATAGGVSGTGPITLFDASKLSCKVAAEIKDFDFDRYISKKDKDRVQRAVPMAFFATDEAAEDAGLKLAALTPSERENIGVIIGTGAGGIEFAERQYKQYYDRGDHDAAYRRVSPYSIVASFVGMLSSEISMAYQLHGMSHVLSTGCTSSTDAMGYAWNAIRLGQIDTVVSGGVEACITFGLMTAFCRMGTVTTKWNNDSSRASRPFNADRDGFVLGEGAWIVILEELEHALSRGARIYAELAGYASTCDAYHRVQIAPTGHDAARAMRMAVERAGLTMDEIDYLNLHGTATKINDRTESAAVRMAFGDRARQIPASSTKSMIGHAQGASGAAGVIATLMAMKHNYAPPTINVEVADPECDLDYVPNHGREVRIDAALCNCIAFGSKNSALVFKKFE; from the coding sequence ATGAGTCTAAGGCGCGTAGTAGTCACCGGAATGGGAGCCGTCAGTCCCAACGGCATCGGCCGCCAAGCTTACTGGGAAGCTACCGCCGGCGGCGTGAGCGGCACCGGTCCGATCACTCTGTTCGATGCATCAAAGCTGTCCTGTAAGGTCGCGGCCGAAATCAAAGACTTCGACTTTGACCGCTACATTTCAAAGAAAGACAAAGATCGCGTGCAACGCGCGGTGCCGATGGCGTTCTTCGCGACCGATGAAGCCGCCGAAGACGCAGGGCTGAAGCTCGCGGCGTTAACCCCATCCGAACGCGAGAACATCGGCGTGATCATCGGAACCGGAGCCGGAGGAATCGAGTTCGCCGAGCGCCAGTACAAGCAGTACTACGACCGTGGAGATCACGATGCCGCTTATCGCCGAGTCAGCCCTTACTCGATCGTCGCGTCGTTCGTAGGCATGCTTTCGAGCGAGATAAGCATGGCTTACCAGCTCCACGGCATGAGTCACGTCCTCTCGACCGGCTGCACCAGCTCGACCGACGCGATGGGATACGCGTGGAACGCGATCCGGCTCGGTCAGATCGATACAGTCGTGTCGGGCGGGGTCGAGGCTTGCATAACGTTCGGATTGATGACCGCCTTCTGCCGAATGGGCACGGTCACGACGAAGTGGAACAACGATTCATCGCGGGCCTCGCGGCCATTTAACGCGGATCGCGACGGGTTCGTGCTCGGCGAAGGCGCCTGGATTGTGATACTCGAAGAACTCGAACACGCGCTCAGTCGCGGCGCGCGAATTTATGCCGAGTTGGCCGGCTACGCCTCGACCTGTGACGCATATCATCGAGTGCAGATCGCGCCGACCGGTCACGACGCCGCGCGAGCCATGCGGATGGCGGTCGAACGCGCCGGGCTCACGATGGATGAAATCGACTATTTGAATCTTCATGGGACTGCGACCAAGATCAACGATCGCACGGAGTCTGCCGCGGTGCGCATGGCTTTCGGCGATCGCGCGCGGCAGATTCCCGCCAGCTCAACCAAGTCAATGATCGGTCACGCGCAAGGCGCGTCGGGAGCGGCGGGGGTCATAGCGACGTTGATGGCGATGAAGCACAACTACGCGCCTCCGACGATCAACGTCGAGGTGGCCGATCCCGAATGCGATCTCGACTATGTGCCTAATCACGGGCGGGAAGTCCGCATCGACGCCGCGCTGTGCAACTGTATCGCCTTCGGGTCGAAGAACTCGGCGCTGGTGTTCAAGAAGTTTGAGTAG